The Bacillus vallismortis genome window below encodes:
- a CDS encoding DUF421 domain-containing protein → MGDYVNVAIELVCGLGILFVILKFLGKTQFSQLTPFDFISALVLGELVGNAVYDHEIKIKEIIFASLLWGFLIFLIELITQKLKGTRKFLEGEPNIVIHKGKVKYKMLKKNKLDINQLQSLLRQQGCFSIQEVEYAILETNGMISVLPKADFGKPTRKDMNLPINEVSLPITLILDGEIVYDNLSEAGVDEQWLKQSLQKQGVEKAEDVLYAEWHADQPLYVTTYREGSSS, encoded by the coding sequence GTGGGAGATTATGTAAATGTAGCAATTGAATTAGTTTGCGGTCTCGGCATTTTATTTGTCATTTTGAAATTCCTTGGGAAAACCCAATTCTCTCAACTCACCCCGTTTGACTTTATTTCTGCCTTAGTTTTAGGAGAACTGGTCGGAAATGCCGTCTACGATCATGAAATCAAGATAAAAGAAATTATTTTTGCTTCACTCCTATGGGGCTTTCTTATCTTTTTAATTGAATTGATTACACAAAAACTAAAAGGAACCAGAAAGTTTCTGGAAGGCGAACCGAATATTGTGATTCATAAAGGAAAAGTGAAATACAAGATGCTGAAGAAAAACAAGCTCGATATTAATCAGCTGCAAAGCCTTCTAAGGCAACAAGGGTGTTTTTCGATTCAGGAAGTGGAATATGCGATTCTGGAAACAAACGGAATGATCAGTGTACTCCCGAAAGCCGATTTCGGTAAACCGACCAGAAAAGATATGAACCTTCCGATAAATGAAGTGTCTTTGCCGATTACGTTAATTCTTGATGGGGAGATTGTGTATGATAACCTGTCAGAAGCGGGTGTGGATGAACAATGGCTGAAGCAATCGCTGCAAAAGCAAGGCGTTGAAAAGGCTGAGGACGTCCTATACGCGGAGTGGCATGCCGACCAGCCGCTATATGTCACCACATATAGAGAAGGCAGTTCGTCATGA
- the hmoA gene encoding heme-degrading oxygenase HmoA: MFVQLRKMTVKEGHADKVIERFSAEGIIEKQEGIIDVTVLEKNVRRGDEEVVVMIRWESEDYWKQWEKSDAHIAGHKANKGKPKPDYLISTEVSMYHVRAVKQGTHE, encoded by the coding sequence ATGTTTGTTCAGTTGAGAAAAATGACGGTAAAAGAAGGCCATGCAGACAAAGTAATCGAACGTTTCAGTGCTGAAGGAATCATTGAAAAACAAGAAGGCATAATTGATGTAACAGTGCTTGAGAAAAACGTCCGCCGCGGTGATGAGGAAGTTGTTGTCATGATTCGCTGGGAATCTGAGGATTACTGGAAGCAATGGGAAAAAAGCGATGCGCATATCGCCGGCCATAAAGCGAACAAGGGCAAACCAAAGCCTGACTACCTGATCAGCACTGAAGTGAGCATGTATCATGTAAGAGCTGTTAAACAAGGGACTCATGAATAA
- the lplD gene encoding alpha-galacturonidase LplD, with the protein MFPISTLDQIKIAYIGGGSQGWARSLMNDLSIDERMSGTVALYDLDFEAAQKNEMIGNHSGEGRWRYEAVSTLKKALSGADIVIISILPGSLNDMEVDVHLPERCGIYQSVGDTVGPGGIIRGLRAVPMLVEIARAIRDYAPESWVINYTNPMSVCTKVLYKVFPGIKAIGCCHEVFGTQKLLAEMVKERLGVEVLRREDIRVNVLGINHFTWITEASYRHIDLLPIFHEFSAHYGESGYELEGESWRDSVFRSAHRVAFDLFETYGAIPAAGDRHLAEFLPGPYLKQPESWKFHLTPVSFRKQDREEKRKESERLIVQKRGAAGKASGEEGVNIIAALIGVGELVTNVNAPNQGQVSNLPLQAIVETNALITRNSVQPIFSGALPKGVEMLASRHVSNQEAVVEAGLTKNRTLAFQAFLNDPLVTSDRSDAEPLFDDMLAKHQMM; encoded by the coding sequence GTGTTTCCTATCAGTACGTTAGATCAAATTAAAATCGCCTATATCGGCGGGGGATCCCAAGGCTGGGCCAGAAGCCTGATGAATGATCTGTCGATTGATGAGCGGATGTCAGGCACGGTGGCGCTTTATGATCTTGATTTTGAAGCGGCTCAGAAAAACGAAATGATCGGCAATCACAGCGGAGAAGGCAGATGGAGGTACGAAGCGGTTTCTACTTTGAAAAAGGCGTTATCGGGCGCGGATATCGTCATCATTTCTATTTTGCCGGGTTCATTGAATGATATGGAAGTCGATGTCCACTTGCCTGAGCGCTGCGGCATTTATCAATCCGTAGGTGATACTGTCGGGCCGGGCGGAATCATCAGAGGCTTGCGGGCTGTTCCGATGTTGGTGGAAATTGCCCGGGCAATAAGAGACTACGCACCTGAATCATGGGTCATCAATTATACAAACCCGATGTCTGTCTGTACAAAAGTGCTGTATAAAGTGTTTCCCGGCATCAAAGCGATTGGCTGCTGCCACGAGGTATTTGGCACGCAAAAGCTGCTGGCGGAAATGGTCAAAGAAAGGCTCGGAGTAGAGGTGCTGCGGCGTGAAGATATCCGCGTCAATGTCCTGGGCATTAACCATTTCACATGGATCACGGAAGCCTCTTACCGCCATATTGATCTGCTGCCTATATTCCATGAATTCAGCGCGCATTATGGAGAATCAGGATATGAGCTGGAGGGGGAAAGCTGGAGAGACAGCGTCTTTCGTTCGGCGCACCGTGTGGCGTTTGATTTATTTGAAACGTATGGCGCCATCCCCGCTGCGGGTGACAGGCATCTGGCGGAATTTCTTCCCGGCCCTTACCTCAAACAGCCTGAGTCATGGAAATTTCATCTCACACCTGTATCATTCAGAAAACAAGACAGAGAGGAGAAACGAAAAGAATCAGAACGATTAATCGTGCAAAAACGGGGCGCTGCCGGGAAGGCCTCGGGAGAAGAAGGGGTGAACATCATAGCGGCTCTTATCGGAGTGGGTGAACTTGTCACGAATGTAAATGCGCCGAATCAAGGCCAAGTTTCCAATCTTCCTTTACAAGCGATTGTCGAAACGAACGCCTTGATTACCCGCAACAGCGTCCAGCCGATTTTCTCTGGAGCGCTGCCGAAAGGTGTGGAAATGCTGGCGTCTAGGCACGTATCCAATCAGGAGGCAGTGGTGGAAGCCGGTTTGACAAAGAATCGCACGCTCGCTTTCCAGGCCTTTCTCAATGATCCGCTTGTCACGAGTGACCGCAGTGATGCAGAACCGCTTTTTGATGACATGCTGGCAAAGCACCAAATGATGTGA
- a CDS encoding VOC family protein, whose protein sequence is MIKQIGTVAVYVEDQQKAKQFWAEKVGFDIAADHPMGPDVSWLEVAPKGAQTRLVIYPKAMMKGSEQMKASIVFECEDIFGTYEKMKANGIEFLGEPNQMEWGTFVQFKDEDGNVFLLKE, encoded by the coding sequence ATGATCAAACAAATTGGCACTGTTGCTGTATATGTTGAGGACCAGCAAAAAGCGAAGCAATTTTGGGCGGAGAAGGTTGGCTTTGATATTGCGGCGGACCACCCGATGGGACCTGACGTAAGCTGGCTGGAGGTTGCGCCAAAAGGAGCCCAGACTCGTTTAGTCATTTACCCGAAAGCCATGATGAAAGGCTCTGAACAAATGAAAGCTTCCATCGTGTTTGAATGTGAAGACATCTTTGGTACATACGAGAAAATGAAAGCAAACGGTATAGAATTTCTTGGTGAGCCCAATCAAATGGAGTGGGGCACCTTCGTTCAATTTAAGGACGAAGACGGCAATGTATTTTTATTAAAAGAATAA